From Etheostoma cragini isolate CJK2018 chromosome 10, CSU_Ecrag_1.0, whole genome shotgun sequence, the proteins below share one genomic window:
- the fgf24 gene encoding fibroblast growth factor 24 isoform X1 translates to MSVLPSRFIYLCLHFLVLYFQLQESQQTSADFRFYIENHTRNPDDLSRKQVRIYQLYSRTTGKHVQILGKKVNANGDDGGKYALLVVETETFGSHIRIKGKESEHYICMNEKGKIVGRPDGRKQECVFVEEFLENNYTALVSAKYKGWYLGFNRKGRPKKGSRTTQRQQEVHFMKRQPKGRPDPLEEFRFTTVTKRTRRARRLKPNPKRN, encoded by the exons ATGTCTGTGCTGCCTTCGAGGTTCATATACCT GTGTTTACATTTTCTGGTACTCTATTTCCAGCTACAG GAATCCCAGCAGACATCTGCAGATTTCAGATTTTACATCGAGAACCACACAAGGAACCCGGACGACCTGAGCCGCAAGCAGGTCCGGATCTATCAGCTCTACAGCAGAACTACAGGGAAACACGTCCAGATCTTGGGGAAGAAAGTCAACGCCAACGGAGATGATGGGGGCAAGTATG ctCTTCTTGTTGTCGAGACAGAAACCTTTGGGAGCCACATTCgaataaaaggaaaagagagcGAACATTACATTTGCATGAACGAAAAGGGCAAAATTGTCGGAAGG CCTGATGGAAGGAAGCAGGAGTGCGTCTTTGTCGAGGAATTCCTGGAGAACAACTACACAGCTCTTGTGTCGGCCAAGTACAAAGGGTGGTACCTCGGCTTCAACAGGAAGGGGCGGCCCAAGAAAGGCTCTCGGACCACGCAGAGACAACAGGAAGTCCACTTCATGAAGCGCCAGCCTAAGGGCAGGCCGGACCCTCTGGAGGAGTTTCGTTTCACCACAGTCACTAAGCGGACACGAAGGGCTCGGCGATTAAAACCCAACCCCAAGAGGAACTAA
- the fgf24 gene encoding fibroblast growth factor 24 isoform X2: MSVLPSRFIYLCLHFLVLYFQLQESQQTSADFRFYIENHTRNPDDLSRKQVRIYQLYSRTTGKHVQILGKKVNANGDDGALLVVETETFGSHIRIKGKESEHYICMNEKGKIVGRPDGRKQECVFVEEFLENNYTALVSAKYKGWYLGFNRKGRPKKGSRTTQRQQEVHFMKRQPKGRPDPLEEFRFTTVTKRTRRARRLKPNPKRN, from the exons ATGTCTGTGCTGCCTTCGAGGTTCATATACCT GTGTTTACATTTTCTGGTACTCTATTTCCAGCTACAG GAATCCCAGCAGACATCTGCAGATTTCAGATTTTACATCGAGAACCACACAAGGAACCCGGACGACCTGAGCCGCAAGCAGGTCCGGATCTATCAGCTCTACAGCAGAACTACAGGGAAACACGTCCAGATCTTGGGGAAGAAAGTCAACGCCAACGGAGATGATGGGG ctCTTCTTGTTGTCGAGACAGAAACCTTTGGGAGCCACATTCgaataaaaggaaaagagagcGAACATTACATTTGCATGAACGAAAAGGGCAAAATTGTCGGAAGG CCTGATGGAAGGAAGCAGGAGTGCGTCTTTGTCGAGGAATTCCTGGAGAACAACTACACAGCTCTTGTGTCGGCCAAGTACAAAGGGTGGTACCTCGGCTTCAACAGGAAGGGGCGGCCCAAGAAAGGCTCTCGGACCACGCAGAGACAACAGGAAGTCCACTTCATGAAGCGCCAGCCTAAGGGCAGGCCGGACCCTCTGGAGGAGTTTCGTTTCACCACAGTCACTAAGCGGACACGAAGGGCTCGGCGATTAAAACCCAACCCCAAGAGGAACTAA